A stretch of the Porifericola rhodea genome encodes the following:
- a CDS encoding IS3 family transposase, with translation MTKVNRRAPFASISLLCRLAGITRSAYYKAAQRQKHDCARDHLVLREVSRIRKDMPNIGVRKLYYLLTPFFSQHHINMGRDKLFSLLRTHSMLAVKRKRKAFTTESHHYLFKYPNLAADIQPKQPHQLWVSDMTYLRTGSRFNYLSLITDAYSRKIIGWSLQPTMHAIGPLDALKMALKQLPDSTTHSLTHHSDRGLQYCCHAYTRLLKRNKITISMTHGSYENGLAERVNGILKDELVRGNYLSFSAALKHVAKSIQIYNHQRPHLSLDYLTPQQAHKRSGPLKKHWQKYNRTHPAVSQKRYLEKILFPVDLKLYQSYCQPADT, from the coding sequence ATCACCAAAGTAAACCGACGAGCACCTTTTGCTTCTATTAGTTTACTCTGCCGCCTGGCTGGGATTACGCGTTCTGCTTATTATAAAGCAGCTCAACGGCAAAAACACGATTGTGCTAGAGATCATCTGGTTTTAAGGGAAGTAAGCCGGATTCGGAAAGATATGCCCAACATAGGTGTTCGAAAACTCTACTACCTACTTACTCCTTTCTTTAGCCAGCATCACATTAATATGGGCCGTGATAAACTGTTTAGCCTATTGCGTACTCACAGTATGCTTGCAGTAAAGAGAAAGCGGAAAGCTTTTACTACTGAATCTCACCACTATTTATTTAAGTATCCAAATTTAGCTGCGGATATCCAACCTAAACAGCCTCATCAACTCTGGGTTTCGGATATGACTTATCTGAGAACCGGTAGTAGGTTTAATTATCTCAGTTTGATTACAGATGCATACTCCCGCAAAATCATAGGTTGGTCTTTGCAACCTACGATGCACGCCATCGGACCCTTAGACGCTCTGAAAATGGCCTTGAAGCAGCTACCTGATTCTACTACCCATTCGTTAACTCACCACTCGGATCGGGGATTACAATATTGTTGTCATGCCTATACGCGGCTTCTAAAGAGAAACAAAATTACTATCTCCATGACGCATGGCTCCTACGAAAATGGGCTAGCCGAGCGGGTGAATGGTATCCTCAAAGATGAATTGGTAAGGGGAAACTATCTTTCTTTTTCAGCCGCTCTCAAACACGTAGCTAAGAGCATTCAGATATATAATCATCAACGGCCGCACCTCAGTCTGGATTATCTAACTCCACAGCAGGCTCACAAGAGAAGTGGGCCATTGAAGAAGCATTGGCAAAAATACAACCGAACTCACCCCGCTGTGAGCCAAAAACGTTATCTTGAAAAAATCTTATTCCCCGTAGACCTTAAACTTTACCAATCTTACTGCCAACCTGCGGACACCTAG
- a CDS encoding transposase: protein MCQIIKALKENEQDRKAEDICRKLGIYKGTFYNWNWK from the coding sequence ATGTGCCAGATCATCAAGGCTCTGAAAGAAAATGAACAAGACCGAAAAGCAGAAGACATCTGCAGGAAGCTTGGTATCTATAAAGGCACCTTTTACAATTGGAACTGGAAATGA
- a CDS encoding IS3 family transposase, whose translation MTRSAYYKAAQRQKHDCARDHLVLREVSRIRKDMPNIGVRKLYYLLTPFFSQHHINMGRDKLFSLLRTHSMLAVKRKRKAFTTESHHYLFKYPNLAADIQPKQPHQLWVSDMTYLRTGSRFNYLSLITDAYSRKIIGWSLQPTMHAIGPLDALKMALKQLPDSTTHSLTHHSDRGLQYCCHAYTRLLKRNKITISMTHGSYENGLAERVNGILKDELVRGNYLSFSAALKHVAKSIQIYNHQRPHLSLDYLTPQQAHKRSGPLKKHWQKYNRTHPAVSQKRYLEKILFPVDLKLYQSYCQPADT comes from the coding sequence ATTACGCGTTCTGCTTATTATAAAGCAGCTCAACGGCAAAAACACGATTGTGCTAGAGATCATCTGGTTTTAAGGGAAGTAAGCCGGATTCGGAAAGATATGCCCAACATAGGTGTTCGAAAACTCTACTACCTACTTACTCCTTTCTTTAGCCAGCATCACATTAATATGGGCCGTGATAAACTGTTTAGCCTATTGCGTACTCACAGTATGCTTGCAGTAAAGAGAAAGCGGAAAGCTTTTACTACTGAATCTCACCACTATTTATTTAAGTATCCAAATTTAGCTGCGGATATCCAACCTAAACAGCCTCATCAACTCTGGGTTTCGGATATGACTTATCTGAGAACCGGTAGTAGGTTTAATTATCTCAGTTTGATTACAGATGCATACTCCCGCAAAATCATAGGTTGGTCTTTGCAACCTACGATGCACGCCATCGGACCCTTAGACGCTCTGAAAATGGCCTTGAAGCAGCTACCTGATTCTACTACCCATTCGTTAACTCACCACTCGGATCGGGGATTACAATATTGTTGTCATGCCTATACGCGGCTTCTAAAGAGAAACAAAATTACTATCTCCATGACGCATGGCTCCTACGAAAATGGGCTAGCCGAGCGGGTGAATGGTATCCTCAAAGATGAATTGGTAAGGGGAAACTATCTTTCTTTTTCAGCCGCTCTCAAACACGTAGCTAAGAGCATTCAGATATATAATCATCAACGGCCGCACCTCAGTCTGGATTATCTAACTCCACAGCAGGCTCACAAGAGAAGTGGGCCATTGAAGAAGCATTGGCAAAAATACAACCGAACTCACCCCGCTGTGAGCCAAAAACGTTATCTTGAAAAAATCTTATTCCCCGTAGACCTTAAACTTTACCAATCTTACTGCCAACCTGCGGACACCTAG
- a CDS encoding methyltransferase, protein MQTQTQEEYAEHSMSHETAPVKIMQIGTGFWASKVLLSAVHFDLFTLLSEQQSLSAADVKKKLQFQCADRQVFDYLDALVALGFLKRKGLLESAKYSNTEHSEMFLDKKKNSYVGGMLKMMNQRLYHFWGNLEQGLTSGKPQNEAKENEDIFSALYNDADRLSDFLRAMNSLQIGNFIAFAKKFDFSKYTSLTDVGGASGLLSVMVAKHNPHIKCVSFDLPEVEPIASKTISKFDMEGKVSLKSGNFFRDPIPEADVVIMGNILHDWNEEQKLKLMKSAYNAVKKGGVFVAIENIIDRERKENLFGLMMSLNMLIETGQGFDYTLADFDIWAKKVGFSSTTMIPLAGPTSAAIAYK, encoded by the coding sequence ATGCAAACCCAAACACAGGAAGAATATGCTGAACACAGCATGAGCCATGAGACAGCGCCAGTAAAAATTATGCAGATTGGTACTGGTTTCTGGGCTTCAAAAGTGCTTTTGTCCGCAGTACATTTTGACTTATTTACACTACTTTCTGAGCAGCAATCACTTAGCGCGGCAGATGTCAAGAAAAAACTACAGTTTCAGTGTGCAGACCGACAGGTCTTTGATTATCTGGACGCTCTGGTCGCACTTGGTTTTCTCAAAAGAAAAGGCTTGTTGGAGAGTGCCAAGTACTCTAATACCGAGCACTCAGAGATGTTTCTGGACAAAAAGAAAAACTCTTACGTTGGAGGTATGCTCAAGATGATGAATCAGCGACTTTATCATTTCTGGGGTAACCTGGAGCAAGGTCTTACCAGTGGAAAACCACAAAATGAGGCGAAAGAAAATGAAGATATTTTTTCTGCATTGTACAATGATGCAGACCGCCTTAGTGATTTTCTAAGAGCTATGAACAGCCTTCAGATTGGAAACTTTATTGCTTTTGCCAAAAAATTTGATTTTAGTAAGTATACCTCGCTTACCGATGTGGGAGGAGCTAGCGGACTATTGTCAGTAATGGTCGCTAAACACAATCCGCATATTAAATGTGTCAGTTTTGATTTACCGGAAGTTGAGCCTATCGCTAGTAAAACTATCTCCAAGTTTGACATGGAAGGTAAAGTAAGCCTAAAAAGTGGAAACTTCTTTCGTGATCCTATTCCAGAAGCAGATGTCGTTATCATGGGTAATATATTGCACGATTGGAATGAAGAACAGAAACTTAAGCTTATGAAGAGTGCTTATAATGCAGTAAAAAAAGGAGGAGTATTTGTAGCTATTGAGAACATTATAGATCGTGAACGTAAAGAAAACCTGTTTGGTCTTATGATGAGTCTGAATATGCTTATAGAAACTGGTCAGGGCTTTGATTATACTTTGGCCGATTTTGATATTTGGGCAAAGAAAGTAGGTTTTTCCTCTACCACAATGATACCCCTGGCCGGGCCTACAAGTGCTGCTATTGCCTATAAATAG
- a CDS encoding sulfatase family protein: MNYYKTLFTISLLLMFVVSSPALAQNKAHPNIIYILADDLGYGDVGAFNEESKIKTPHLDLLAAEGMIFTDAHTSSSVCTPTRYGILTGRYNWRSELKEGVLWGESEALIPTERTTVASLLQNQGYHTAFIGKWHLGWNFTKDKEGNIDFEGKVTHTPNDLGFNYAYGHNGSLDMPPYVYVENGKVTAIPTETTVNTDFQGFWRKGLTAPDFVHQEVTPHFFEKAKAYIQERSKTNQPFFLYLPLPSPHTPVLPDQKWLGKSGLNPYADFVMMIDDYVGDLLQSVKTNGLENNTIVIFTSDNGCSPRAKFDELKSKGHNPSYKFRGHKADIFEGGHRVPFIVKWPAQIKAGQSSDEIICTTDLMATCAAIVDYKLRDHEGEDSYNLLPLLKGKKLKNPLREATVHHSINGSFAIRQGDWKLIMCPDSGGWSEPKPNTDASSSLAEVQLYHLKDDIAETNNLEAQYPEKVAELKSLLNQYIQAGRSTPGKKQQNEGNAEWKHLWWLSSHTAN; this comes from the coding sequence ATGAATTACTATAAAACACTCTTTACAATCAGCTTATTATTAATGTTTGTTGTATCTAGCCCAGCGTTAGCTCAGAACAAAGCTCATCCAAATATTATCTACATACTGGCAGATGATTTGGGCTATGGAGATGTGGGTGCTTTTAATGAAGAAAGCAAAATTAAGACACCACATCTGGATCTGCTGGCTGCAGAAGGAATGATATTTACCGATGCTCATACTTCATCATCAGTTTGTACACCTACTCGTTACGGAATACTTACAGGGAGATACAACTGGAGGTCAGAACTCAAAGAAGGTGTACTTTGGGGCGAGTCTGAGGCTTTAATACCTACTGAGAGAACTACAGTAGCATCCTTACTGCAAAATCAAGGTTATCATACTGCATTTATTGGAAAGTGGCATCTGGGATGGAATTTTACTAAAGATAAAGAAGGTAATATTGATTTTGAGGGCAAGGTAACGCATACACCCAATGATCTGGGCTTTAATTATGCGTATGGACATAATGGCTCTCTAGATATGCCTCCGTATGTATATGTTGAGAATGGAAAAGTGACTGCTATTCCTACAGAAACGACAGTTAACACTGATTTTCAGGGATTTTGGAGAAAAGGGCTAACTGCACCTGACTTCGTTCATCAAGAAGTGACTCCTCATTTTTTTGAGAAAGCTAAAGCTTATATACAAGAAAGAAGCAAAACTAATCAGCCATTCTTTCTTTACCTTCCCCTACCCTCTCCCCACACTCCAGTGCTTCCTGATCAAAAATGGTTGGGAAAAAGCGGACTTAATCCTTATGCCGACTTTGTAATGATGATAGATGACTATGTAGGAGACTTGTTACAAAGCGTAAAAACAAATGGTCTGGAGAATAATACTATTGTCATCTTTACCTCTGATAACGGATGTTCTCCCAGGGCAAAATTTGATGAGTTGAAAAGTAAAGGCCACAATCCATCCTACAAGTTCAGAGGCCATAAGGCAGATATTTTTGAAGGCGGTCACCGAGTTCCTTTTATTGTAAAATGGCCTGCCCAGATTAAAGCCGGACAAAGTAGTGACGAAATTATCTGTACTACGGACCTAATGGCCACTTGTGCAGCAATTGTAGATTATAAACTCAGAGATCATGAAGGTGAAGACAGCTATAATCTACTTCCGCTATTAAAAGGTAAAAAATTAAAAAATCCACTTAGAGAAGCAACTGTTCACCACTCCATTAATGGTAGTTTTGCTATTAGACAAGGAGACTGGAAGCTCATTATGTGTCCTGACTCCGGTGGATGGAGCGAACCTAAGCCCAACACAGATGCAAGTTCTTCATTAGCAGAAGTACAACTGTATCATCTGAAAGATGACATTGCAGAAACTAACAATCTGGAGGCTCAATATCCTGAAAAAGTAGCTGAACTTAAAAGCTTACTGAATCAATATATACAAGCAGGAAGAAGTACGCCAGGAAAAAAACAGCAAAATGAAGGCAATGCAGAATGGAAACATTTGTGGTGGTTAAGCAGCCATACTGCTAACTAA
- a CDS encoding Fur family transcriptional regulator has translation MNESILEDLLHEHKLRITKCRTDIISFFLKSDCALSAKILEKELSQYDRVTIYRTLNSFIDKHILHPIPSDGGAALYGFSDTIRKSIASTPYQKDDSDLNGIHEEHIHFTCHACGKTLCLHEQSIPKVKLPDGYQVNEVEMVIKGYCQSCSPS, from the coding sequence ATGAATGAAAGTATACTTGAAGACCTTCTGCATGAGCATAAGCTACGCATAACCAAATGCCGTACGGATATTATAAGCTTTTTTCTGAAATCAGACTGTGCTTTATCTGCTAAAATTCTGGAAAAAGAACTCTCACAGTATGACAGAGTTACAATTTATCGCACCTTAAACTCATTTATAGATAAGCACATTCTGCACCCCATTCCCAGCGACGGTGGAGCAGCACTCTACGGCTTTTCAGATACTATTCGTAAAAGTATAGCCTCTACACCCTATCAGAAAGATGATTCAGATTTAAATGGTATACATGAAGAGCATATCCACTTTACCTGCCATGCCTGTGGTAAAACATTGTGCCTGCACGAACAGTCCATTCCAAAAGTAAAACTCCCGGACGGTTATCAGGTTAATGAAGTAGAAATGGTAATTAAAGGCTACTGTCAATCTTGTAGCCCCTCCTAA
- a CDS encoding TonB-dependent receptor yields MNKFLFFVLVGLWPVLLLAQNTSIETDTCNYKVEGFVLDLSTNNPLPYASVQVQYAQKGTTADQNGYFQIKGLCRKEFDLIVSFVGYKTAIHHHDTYHQAPKIFLAPDSLTLESVTIEGDQLEGQLFSGTVRQMNTRTLEESKNLSLGDMASSFSGVSVLKTGQNVVKPVIHGLHSNRVLIVNNDVRHEFQNWGVEHAPEIDPSMIDNMSVVKGAATVKYGPDALGGVLVINPNPLDLLIPLNGELNLSANTNGRAGDGHIRLHKGFHKLSVQAQAAYTHQGDLQSPDYVLSNTGKREKSLSLGTRYHWKNLDLYAYYSHFDQELGILRGSVAGNLEDLALAIESKKPLLTSKFTYDINNPRQVVSHDVFKLKGVLSRVNQSLEVVYALQNNHRQEFDVRRGINNESPAIDLELLSHSLDLEWQHPSLRDWDGSLGIQLVYQDNNNLPGTNTIPFVPNYNTYRAGVYLIESKVIHENRIEWGLRYDFQTNSIRARATNNDVYRNELVYQNLSATMGIVKPLAEGHIFRSNIGTAWRPPNVSELYSFGKHQASVDYGLWRYTILENGQAQTTDGILSEKEKAVPSEVGFKWINTYELNTDQFYGEATVYANYIMDFLYTRPSGIVQTVRGAFPFFVYDQSDALFAGLDASLSHQHTSNINSELKFSYVWAKNLSEDAFFVGIPPINVQYEFRQDIPSFSVFDNFSWYARLDYTFRQFQSPPTISVRQILEAEDEQNIFAENKAGFDFIEAPDAYLLAHVGMEGQFQRYTIRLRVSNLLNTSYRTYTDRLRYFADELGRSFELQINYQF; encoded by the coding sequence GTGAACAAATTTTTATTTTTTGTACTGGTTGGCTTATGGCCTGTTTTACTTCTTGCCCAAAACACATCAATAGAAACTGATACTTGCAATTATAAGGTTGAAGGATTTGTACTGGACCTTAGTACCAATAATCCTCTACCCTATGCCAGCGTACAGGTTCAATATGCTCAAAAAGGAACAACTGCTGACCAAAATGGATACTTTCAGATTAAAGGACTTTGCCGAAAAGAGTTTGACCTGATAGTCAGCTTTGTAGGATACAAGACAGCCATTCATCACCACGATACCTACCATCAGGCTCCGAAAATCTTTCTGGCTCCTGATAGCCTTACTCTGGAAAGTGTTACAATAGAGGGTGACCAACTGGAAGGTCAGCTATTCTCTGGTACGGTACGGCAAATGAATACACGCACTTTAGAAGAAAGTAAAAACCTTTCATTAGGCGACATGGCAAGTAGCTTCAGTGGTGTATCTGTTCTCAAAACCGGACAAAATGTAGTGAAACCTGTTATACACGGATTACACAGTAATAGAGTATTAATAGTGAACAATGATGTAAGACACGAATTTCAGAATTGGGGGGTAGAACATGCGCCAGAGATTGACCCTTCCATGATTGATAATATGAGTGTGGTTAAAGGAGCAGCGACTGTAAAGTATGGTCCGGATGCGCTTGGAGGAGTCTTAGTTATTAACCCAAACCCTTTAGATTTATTAATACCATTGAATGGAGAACTAAACCTCTCTGCAAACACAAATGGACGGGCAGGTGATGGACATATACGGCTACATAAGGGGTTTCATAAACTCAGTGTTCAAGCCCAGGCAGCTTATACTCACCAGGGAGATTTACAGAGCCCGGACTATGTACTTAGCAATACCGGAAAAAGAGAAAAAAGTCTCTCGCTTGGCACACGTTACCACTGGAAAAATCTGGATTTATATGCGTACTATAGCCATTTTGATCAGGAACTGGGCATACTGAGAGGCTCTGTTGCAGGAAACCTTGAAGATCTGGCACTGGCAATAGAAAGTAAAAAACCTCTGCTTACTTCTAAATTTACTTATGACATCAATAATCCCCGGCAGGTAGTTAGCCATGATGTGTTTAAACTTAAAGGAGTACTTAGCAGAGTAAATCAGTCCCTGGAAGTAGTTTATGCACTACAAAACAATCATCGCCAGGAATTTGACGTTCGCCGAGGTATCAATAACGAAAGCCCAGCCATAGATCTTGAGTTATTATCACATAGCCTGGACCTTGAATGGCAGCATCCCTCTTTACGGGATTGGGATGGAAGCCTGGGTATACAGTTGGTTTATCAGGATAATAATAACTTACCGGGCACTAATACGATACCCTTTGTACCTAACTATAATACTTATCGTGCAGGTGTATACCTAATAGAGAGCAAAGTAATACACGAAAATCGTATTGAATGGGGCCTTAGGTATGATTTTCAGACTAATTCTATCCGTGCTCGCGCTACTAATAATGATGTGTACAGAAACGAACTTGTGTACCAAAACCTTAGTGCTACTATGGGCATTGTAAAACCCCTGGCCGAAGGGCATATATTTAGAAGTAATATTGGTACTGCATGGAGGCCCCCTAATGTTTCTGAGCTTTATAGCTTCGGAAAACATCAGGCTTCTGTAGATTACGGATTATGGAGGTATACCATACTGGAAAATGGTCAGGCACAGACTACCGATGGTATATTGTCAGAAAAGGAGAAGGCTGTACCTTCAGAAGTAGGTTTTAAATGGATCAATACTTACGAGCTAAATACCGATCAATTTTATGGCGAGGCTACGGTTTATGCTAATTATATCATGGACTTTCTATACACCAGACCTTCTGGTATTGTACAAACCGTAAGAGGAGCATTCCCTTTCTTTGTATATGATCAATCCGATGCTTTGTTTGCCGGACTTGATGCCAGTCTTTCTCATCAGCATACAAGCAATATAAATTCAGAACTGAAATTCAGTTATGTATGGGCAAAAAACCTGAGCGAAGATGCCTTTTTTGTTGGCATTCCCCCCATCAATGTACAGTATGAGTTCAGGCAAGATATTCCAAGTTTTTCAGTATTTGATAATTTTAGTTGGTACGCACGTTTAGATTATACCTTCAGGCAGTTTCAGTCTCCTCCTACCATCTCAGTAAGGCAGATTCTGGAAGCAGAGGATGAGCAGAACATATTCGCCGAAAATAAAGCTGGTTTTGATTTTATAGAAGCTCCAGACGCTTACCTATTGGCTCATGTAGGTATGGAAGGACAGTTTCAGCGCTATACTATTCGTTTGAGAGTGTCTAACCTACTCAATACTTCTTATAGAACATACACTGACCGTTTGCGCTATTTTGCAGACGAACTCGGGCGAAGTTTTGAGTTACAGATCAATTATCAATTCTAG